From the Kribbella sp. CA-293567 genome, the window CCGCGGCATCCGGCCCGCGCTGGGATATCCGGCCAGCCCGGACCACAGCGAGAAGCAGTTGCTGTTCGAGCTGCTCGAAGCCGACAAGCTCGGGCTGGCGCTGACCGAGTCGTACGCGATGACCCCGGCCGCCGCGGTCAGTGGGCTGATCTTCGCCAGCCCGGCGGCGAAGTACTTCAGCGTCGGGCGGGTCAACAAGGATCAGCTCACCGACTACGCCGAACGCAGGGGCATGCCGCTGGCCGAGATCGAGCGCTGGCTGCGGCCCAACCTGGCCTACGACCCGGACTGACAGCCTGGATCGAAGTGTGCGGTGGCCGCGGTTCCTCGTTCTACAGTGACGGGATGACCGTCACGCTCCGAGCCGCGACCGCCGCCGACACCGACGCGATCGCCTCCATCTGGTACTCCGGGTGGGGCGACGGTCACGTCGGAAACGTGCCCGACGAGCTGGTGGCGGTCCGCACCAAGGAGACGTTCTGGCAGCGGGTGCCGGGCCGGATCGCGGACACCACCGTGGCGCTGGCCAGTACGGACGAAGCCTCCGCGGAGGTGGCCGGCTTCGTGATGGTGGTGGGTGACGAGGTCGAGCAGGTCTACGTGGCGGGCGAGCATCGAGGGTCCGGGATCGCCGGCACGTTGATCGCCGAGGCCGAGCGGCAGGTCAAGGCCAACGGTCACGCCGAGGCGTGGCTCGCGGTGGCGACCGGCAATACTCGCGCCCGGCGGTTCTACGAGCGCAGCGGCTGGGTCGACGCCGGTGCCTTCGACTATCCCGCGACCACCGAAGACGGGTCCATTCCGGTGCCGTGCCACCGGTACACCAAGGTGGTCTGATCAGCGCGGCAGGACGCCGACCAGCAGGGTGTCCAGGGCCATCCGCAGCGCCGGGGCGAACTCGACCCGGTACGCCGCGACGGCGGGATCAGCTTCGTAGACCGCAGTGATCGCCGCGGCCGGATGGGCGTGGGTCCACAGCGCGCCGGCGAGCATCGAGACCGCGGCGATGAAGCGGAACGCGCCGTCCTCGCCGAGCTCCGGCACGCGCTCGATCACCTGGCCGACGAGCTCCCGCAGGTTGGCGATCGAGCCGCGCTTGAACTGGAGCGCCACCTCGACGGAGATGTTGTGCTCCAGTACGGCGGCCTGCGCGCTCATCAGTGCACACAGCATCGGTCGGGACGCCAGCGTCTCGACCATCGCGTCGGCCAGCCGGCCGCCCCGCTCCGCGGCGGACGAGGCCGGATCCACGGTCCTGGTCAGCTCCTCGCCGAGCTGGGCGATCCACTCCCGGGTCTCCGTGTCGAGCAACTCCAGCAGGATCGCCTCCCGGGACCCGAAGTAGTTCAGCACGTTCGACTTGGCCAGCCTGACCCGGCGGCTGAGTTCGTTCAGGGTGAGCTGGGCGACCGGCAGCTCGGCCAGCATCGCGGCGGCGGTGGCGAGGATCGCGCGACGCCGCTCGGCCCGCTGTTCCTCGCTCCGGGCGCGCTGGAAGGTCGTCATGGCCGCATTCTACAGACCGATGGTCTGTTGCCAGCAGACCGACGGTCTGTTAACTTCGTGAT encodes:
- a CDS encoding GNAT family N-acetyltransferase, giving the protein MTVTLRAATAADTDAIASIWYSGWGDGHVGNVPDELVAVRTKETFWQRVPGRIADTTVALASTDEASAEVAGFVMVVGDEVEQVYVAGEHRGSGIAGTLIAEAERQVKANGHAEAWLAVATGNTRARRFYERSGWVDAGAFDYPATTEDGSIPVPCHRYTKVV
- a CDS encoding TetR/AcrR family transcriptional regulator yields the protein MTTFQRARSEEQRAERRRAILATAAAMLAELPVAQLTLNELSRRVRLAKSNVLNYFGSREAILLELLDTETREWIAQLGEELTRTVDPASSAAERGGRLADAMVETLASRPMLCALMSAQAAVLEHNISVEVALQFKRGSIANLRELVGQVIERVPELGEDGAFRFIAAVSMLAGALWTHAHPAAAITAVYEADPAVAAYRVEFAPALRMALDTLLVGVLPR